From the Salinimicrobium tongyeongense genome, one window contains:
- a CDS encoding 3-phosphoshikimate 1-carboxyvinyltransferase, with amino-acid sequence MPLHLSTNTRRLSGKIAVTGSKSESNRLLILQALYPHLEIDNLSNSDDTRVLQKALNSEDEVIDIHHAGTAMRFLTAYFVSKEGRETVLTGSPRMQERPIAILVDALRDLGADITYDKNEGFPPLRIKGKKLLKNEVKMQANVSSQYISALMLIAPSLPKGLKIDLEGKITSVPYIQMSLQLLKQCGIEGSFENNQISIAPTATVPAKRIVVESDWSSASYFYSMAALSDAAELSLTAYRENSLQGDRSVADIYQKLGVKTTFLEGKIRLEKLDVQLPEVLELDLANSPDLAQTIAVTCFGLGVKAYLTGLHTLRIKETDRLQALKNEIEKLGGQVEITDDTLKLSASEEIKSDIAIDTYNDHRMALAFAPLALKVPLVINDAGVVSKSFPEFWENLQQLKFSVKDSAKE; translated from the coding sequence ATGCCCCTTCACCTTTCCACCAACACCCGAAGGCTTTCGGGAAAGATTGCCGTTACCGGTTCAAAAAGTGAATCTAACCGACTGCTTATCCTGCAGGCCCTTTATCCTCACCTGGAAATCGATAATTTGTCTAACAGTGACGATACCCGGGTGCTTCAAAAAGCCCTTAATTCTGAAGATGAGGTCATAGACATTCATCATGCGGGCACGGCAATGCGGTTTTTAACGGCTTATTTCGTTTCCAAAGAAGGTAGGGAGACCGTGCTTACCGGCAGCCCGCGTATGCAGGAGCGGCCTATTGCAATTCTTGTCGATGCGTTGCGTGATTTGGGTGCCGACATTACCTATGATAAAAATGAAGGATTTCCTCCTCTGCGGATCAAAGGAAAAAAACTGCTGAAAAATGAGGTGAAAATGCAGGCAAATGTGAGCAGCCAGTACATTTCGGCTTTGATGCTGATTGCTCCTTCGCTGCCCAAGGGGCTAAAAATTGATCTGGAAGGAAAGATTACTTCTGTACCTTATATTCAAATGAGCCTGCAACTCCTGAAGCAGTGCGGAATTGAAGGAAGTTTTGAGAACAACCAAATTTCCATAGCTCCTACAGCTACAGTGCCCGCAAAACGCATAGTTGTAGAATCGGATTGGAGTTCTGCTTCTTATTTTTACAGTATGGCAGCCCTTTCAGATGCGGCAGAACTTAGTCTTACCGCCTACAGGGAGAACAGCCTACAGGGGGATAGAAGTGTGGCCGATATCTACCAAAAATTAGGCGTCAAAACGACATTTTTGGAAGGTAAGATCAGGTTGGAGAAGCTTGATGTTCAACTTCCGGAGGTATTGGAACTTGATCTTGCCAACAGCCCCGATCTTGCACAAACCATTGCTGTTACCTGCTTCGGTTTAGGTGTAAAGGCCTATTTGACCGGTCTTCATACATTAAGGATCAAGGAGACCGACAGGCTTCAGGCGTTGAAGAATGAAATAGAGAAACTGGGAGGGCAGGTTGAGATCACTGATGATACTTTAAAGCTTTCAGCTTCCGAAGAAATAAAATCAGATATTGCGATAGACACTTATAATGACCATCGTATGGCGCTTGCATTCGCGCCGCTGGCGTTAAAAGTTCCTCTTGTTATTAATGATGCCGGGGTGGTGAGCAAGTCATTTCCGGAGTTTTGGGAGAACCTTCAGCAGCTAAAGTTTTCTGTAAAAGATTCCGCTAAAGAATAA
- a CDS encoding nucleotide pyrophosphohydrolase codes for MNIENAQETVDAWIKEHGVRYFNELTNMAQLTEEVGEVARIIARRYGEQSEKESDKAKDLGEELADVVFVVLCLANQTGIDLQEAFDKKLNLKTQRDKDRHKNNKKLL; via the coding sequence ATGAACATCGAAAATGCACAGGAGACCGTAGATGCCTGGATAAAGGAGCACGGGGTGAGGTACTTTAACGAGCTCACCAACATGGCCCAGCTTACCGAAGAAGTAGGGGAAGTTGCCCGTATTATTGCCCGCAGGTACGGGGAACAAAGCGAGAAAGAAAGCGATAAAGCAAAAGACCTGGGGGAAGAACTGGCCGATGTTGTCTTTGTGGTGCTCTGCCTGGCCAATCAAACCGGGATAGATCTACAGGAAGCTTTTGATAAAAAGTTGAACCTGAAGACTCAACGTGACAAAGACCGCCATAAAAACAACAAAAAGTTACTGTAA
- a CDS encoding DUF3857 domain-containing protein, which translates to MNKFYFVAAFVLLSFGAGAQDFRFGKVSVDEVKEEFHPVDKEVDAAVLYRSHNVYYRYDNGIGFTLVTDVHERIKIYTKEGFDWATKEISYYKNSNDEERVSSIKGYTYNINNGKLTSEKLGKNGIFEEEENDYRLTTKITMPVVQEGSVIEYKYTLNSPFVTSIDQTPLQYTIPINRLEVKIVIPEYLNFRKYSNPKSPLILPITESTEPFVHLNNNGRGTSRLQFSQNVYEVATNNVPALKKEDYVDYLHNYAAFLKWELTSTRFPNTTTKNYAEDWESVAKSIFNDADFQKEINRDGYFEDEVDQLVQGVQSPLEKMQLIYKFVKQKVKWNGYYGFMPESGGKTAFKKGEGNVGDINLLLTAMLKYAGLNANPVVLSTRSNGIPVFPTRTGFNYVVSVIEFPEGAVLLDATDPHAAPGELPKRARNWKGRLIRENLSSDWVDLYSGVLSSDVSVLSYELGNDMVLRGKAAESYDGLFAKAYREEVEGLSEQVLLENLEKEKGNIKISEVRQENLDSIGLEVKESYVFELQQGVDVINDKVYIKPFIFNGLAENPFKADERQYPIFFEFPMMTKKTINLLIPEDYEVESLPESSIVQINGGEGEFKFLVKQNGRYLRFEADFTLKNIVFLPEQYTALKEFYAQMVEKQSETLVLKKII; encoded by the coding sequence ATGAATAAGTTTTATTTTGTTGCAGCTTTTGTGCTGCTAAGTTTTGGAGCAGGCGCCCAGGACTTTCGTTTTGGAAAAGTGTCAGTTGATGAAGTTAAGGAAGAATTTCATCCTGTTGACAAAGAAGTAGATGCCGCAGTTTTATACCGCAGCCACAATGTGTACTACAGGTATGATAACGGAATTGGCTTTACACTGGTCACCGATGTGCACGAGAGGATCAAGATCTATACTAAAGAGGGCTTTGACTGGGCCACTAAAGAGATTTCTTATTATAAAAATTCCAATGACGAAGAAAGGGTGAGCAGTATTAAAGGCTATACCTATAATATCAATAATGGGAAACTCACTTCAGAAAAACTTGGCAAAAATGGCATTTTTGAAGAGGAAGAAAATGATTACCGGCTTACTACTAAAATTACGATGCCTGTTGTGCAGGAAGGAAGTGTAATTGAGTATAAATACACCTTGAACTCTCCCTTTGTTACTTCAATAGACCAAACGCCGCTGCAGTATACTATTCCCATAAACCGGCTTGAGGTAAAAATAGTGATCCCTGAATACCTTAATTTCAGAAAATATTCAAACCCTAAATCCCCTTTGATATTACCCATTACTGAAAGTACCGAACCTTTCGTTCACCTAAATAATAATGGCAGGGGCACATCAAGGCTTCAGTTTTCACAGAATGTGTATGAAGTGGCCACAAACAATGTACCTGCCCTTAAAAAGGAAGATTACGTAGATTATCTGCATAATTATGCTGCATTTTTGAAATGGGAGCTTACCTCTACAAGATTCCCAAATACTACCACAAAAAACTATGCTGAAGATTGGGAAAGTGTGGCCAAAAGCATATTTAATGACGCCGACTTTCAAAAGGAAATAAACCGGGATGGTTATTTTGAAGATGAGGTAGACCAGCTCGTGCAGGGGGTGCAATCACCTCTTGAAAAAATGCAGCTCATCTACAAATTTGTAAAACAAAAAGTGAAGTGGAACGGCTACTACGGCTTTATGCCAGAAAGCGGTGGGAAAACTGCCTTTAAAAAAGGGGAAGGAAACGTGGGGGATATTAACCTCCTGCTAACTGCCATGTTAAAATATGCCGGTCTCAATGCTAATCCCGTCGTGTTGAGTACACGCAGTAATGGCATCCCGGTTTTTCCTACCCGTACCGGGTTTAATTATGTGGTCTCTGTGATCGAATTTCCGGAAGGTGCTGTTTTACTCGACGCCACAGACCCTCATGCTGCACCGGGGGAATTGCCTAAGCGGGCAAGGAACTGGAAAGGAAGGCTCATTCGGGAAAATTTATCTTCAGACTGGGTAGATCTGTATTCTGGGGTTCTGTCATCTGATGTCTCTGTGTTAAGTTATGAACTGGGTAATGATATGGTGCTTAGGGGGAAAGCGGCGGAAAGCTATGATGGCCTCTTTGCAAAGGCATACAGGGAAGAAGTGGAAGGACTTTCTGAGCAGGTTCTTCTGGAGAATCTTGAAAAAGAGAAGGGGAATATTAAAATATCCGAAGTACGGCAGGAGAACCTTGATTCAATAGGTTTAGAGGTAAAAGAGTCTTATGTCTTCGAGTTGCAGCAGGGAGTAGATGTCATTAACGATAAAGTATATATTAAGCCATTTATCTTTAACGGCCTGGCTGAGAATCCTTTTAAAGCAGATGAAAGGCAGTACCCAATCTTCTTTGAATTCCCTATGATGACGAAGAAAACTATAAATCTTCTTATTCCTGAAGACTATGAAGTTGAATCTCTGCCCGAAAGTTCAATTGTCCAGATAAATGGAGGTGAGGGTGAATTCAAATTCCTGGTGAAACAAAACGGGAGGTATTTGCGATTTGAAGCCGATTTTACTTTGAAGAATATTGTTTTTCTTCCGGAGCAGTATACTGCCCTAAAAGAATTTTATGCACAAATGGTAGAGAAACAATCAGAAACTTTAGTTTTGAAGAAAATTATCTGA